One part of the Prunus persica cultivar Lovell chromosome G5, Prunus_persica_NCBIv2, whole genome shotgun sequence genome encodes these proteins:
- the LOC18777339 gene encoding uncharacterized protein LOC18777339: MAWKTSDAESLQSSDELKRQKKIKMAIYISIFVVFQIIVITTMSLTVMKVKTPRFRLGNINVDSFVSDSAAPSFDTKFTTQIKIKNSANWGSYKFNAANITFQHQGATLAVIDIAKGKAGWLSTIKRTAEVSLKSSAINGTNFGSELSSGVLTLNSVGRLNGKVAIMFIMKKKKAANMNCTIAFDVAAKTLKSLQCK, translated from the coding sequence ATGGCTTGGAAAACAAGTGATGCAGAATCTTTGCAATCCTCTGATGAGCTGAAACGccagaagaaaatcaaaatggcCATATATATTAGTATTTTCGTCGTGTTTCAGATCATAGTTATCACCACAATGAGTCTCACTGTGATGAAAGTTAAGACCCCCAGGTTCAGGCTAGGCAACATCAATGTCGACAGCTTCGTATCTGACTCGGCAGCGCCTTCATTCGACACGAAATTCACAACCCAAATCAAGATCAAGAACTCAGCCAACTGGGGTTCCTACAAGTTCAATGCTGCCAATATCACGTTTCAACACCAAGGCGCGACTCTGGCAGTAATTGATATCGCAAAGGGCAAGGCTGGATGGCTTTCGACCATAAAAAGAACTGCGGAGGTGAGTTTGAAGTCAAGTGCAATAAATGGTACAAACTTTGGAAGTGAATTGAGCAGCGGGGTGTTGACGCTCAACAGCGTAGGAAGATTGAATGGAAAAGTTGCAATTATGTTCatcatgaagaagaagaaggctgCCAACATGAACTGCACTATTGCCTTTGATGTGGCAGCCAAGACGCTCAAATCTTTACAATGCAAGTGA